A window from Peromyscus eremicus chromosome 1, PerEre_H2_v1, whole genome shotgun sequence encodes these proteins:
- the LOC131901304 gene encoding olfactory receptor 52P1-like translates to MAVNVTRQQIASFFLVGIPGLENFHCWIGVPVCLLFVLTLLGNSIIIATIKLEPSLHQPMYFFLCMLAMNDMCLASSAALKMLGIFWFDAHWIDFDVCLTQMYFIHTLCIMESAILVTMAFDRFVAICIPLHYASILTTSMVTKLGLVGLIRGVLMVLPCPLLIKRLPYNTKYIIHHAYCEHMAVVKLASANTLINRAYGISVALSVITVDLGLIATSYVKILQAVFRLSSQNARSKALGTCAAHVCTMLVSYTPALFSFLTHRIGKKVPPSVHIIVTSVYLLVPSAVNPVVYGVKTKQIRDRVIDLFFTNKKLSEK, encoded by the coding sequence ATGGCAGTCAATGTTACACGTCAACAGATTGCATCTTTCTTCCTGGTTGGTATTCCTGGGCTGGAAAACTTTCACTGCTGGATTGGCgtccctgtctgtctcctctttgtCCTGACCTTGTTGGGGAACAGCATAATCATTGCTACTATCAAGCTAGAGCCAAGTCTCCACCAGCCTATGTATTTCTTCCTTTGCATGCTGGCAATGAATGACATGTGTCTTGCCTCTTCTGCAGCTCTGAAGATGCTTGGCATCTTCTGGTTTGATGCACATTGGATCGACTTTGATGTCTGTCTAACACAAATGTATTTTATCCATACACTTTGCATCATGGAGTCAGCCATCCTAGTAACCATGGCATTTGATCGTTTTGTGGCCATTTGTATCCCCCTTCACTATGCATCAATCCTGACAACATCTATGGTGACTAAACTAGGTCTAGTTGGCCTGATCAGAGGTGTGCTCATGGTTTTGCCATGTCCTCTTCTCATTAAGAGGCTGCCCTACAATACAAAATACATCATCCATCATGCCTACTGTGAGCACATGGCTGTGGTGAAGTTGGCCAGTGCCAACACTCTCATTAACAGAGCATATGGAATCTCAGTGGCCCTTTCAGTGATAACAGTGGACCTAGGACTCATAGCTACATCTTATGTAAAAATCCTCCAGGCAGTGTTCCGACTATCTTCCCAGAATGCACGCTCTAAAGCTCTGGGCACCTGTGCTGCACATGTCTGCACCATGCTTGTCTCCTATACACCTGCACTGTTTAGTTTCCTAACTCACCGCATCGGCAAGAAGGTACCTCCAAGTGTTCACATCATTGTTACAAGTGTGTACCTCTTAGTACCTTCTGCAGTTAATCCAGTGGTGTATGGTGTCAAGACCAAACAGATTAGGGATCGAGTGATAGATCTTTTCTTTACAAACAAGAAACTTTCTGAAAAGTAA